Proteins from a single region of Juglans microcarpa x Juglans regia isolate MS1-56 chromosome 5S, Jm3101_v1.0, whole genome shotgun sequence:
- the LOC121268476 gene encoding trihelix transcription factor GTL1 yields the protein MEPFAGDRGVPDPDEAFPDHVTPFPDTMDLIYDHSTAAVHSPELVAHLQNLPPQKLRPIRCFNFRSPEKLEETQGRCSPEETVALGSINGPVAAVPGECFGHPVKVEVGEAFKMGKGLVADDSERFGSVTGWGEWGPNCVDEDVESGTSSSSSDDDSTANMKEPMNRKRKGKSSRKLELFLESLVNKVMEKQEQMHKQLIEMIEKRERERIIREEAWKQQEMERMKREEEMRAVETSRGLALISFIQNLSGQEIPVPQPVNTQCKEEDGSEIGMEHDIKCDPNSKRWPEAEVQALITLRAALEHKSCLTGSKRSMWEEISVGMWGMGYNRTAKKCKEKWENINKYFRRSMESGKKHSANGKTCHYFHELNMLYSNGLMDPGLLVKITDSETEAKSENE from the exons ATGGAGCCCTTCGCCGGCGACCGTGGTGTTCCGGACCCCGACGAGGCCTTCCCAGACCACGTCACTCCATTTCCCGATACGATGGACCTGATCTACGATCACTCGACGGCAGCAGTTCACTCGCCCGAGCTGGTAGCGCACCTCCAAAACCTGCCGCCGCAGAAGCTCCGCCCGATTAGGTGCTTCAACTTCCGGTCTCCGGAGAAACTGGAGGAAACCCAAGGGAGGTGCTCTCCGGAGGAGACGGTGGCGCTTGGGTCTATAAACGGTCCCGTTGCCGCAGTGCCGGGGGAGTGCTTTGGGCATCCGGTGAAGGTAGAAGTCGGCGAGGCCTTCAAAATGGGGAAAGGTTTGGTGGCGGATGATTCGGAGCGGTTCGGATCGGTTACTGGTTGGGGTGAGTGGGGTCCGAACTGTGTGGATGAGGACGTTGAGTCTGGAACCTCAAG CTCTTCTTCAGATGACGATTCCACAGCAAACATGAAAGAACCAATGAACCggaagagaaagggaaaatCAAGTAGAAAACTTGAGCTTTTTTTGGAAAGTTTGGTGAATAAAGTGATGGAGAAGCAAGAGCAGATGCATAAGCAGTTGATAGAGATGatagagaagagggagagggagagaataaTCAGAGAAGAAGCTTGGAAGCAGCAGGAGATGGAAAGGATGAAAAGGGAGGAGGAAATGAGAGCCGTAGAGACGTCTCGCGGCCTAGCCCTGATTTCCTTTATTCAGAATCTTTCAGGCCAGGAAATCCCAGTTCCACAGCCAGTAAACACCCAATGCAAGGAAGAAGACGGTTCTGAAATTGGTATGGAACACGACATAAAATGTGACCCAAATAGTAAAAGATGGCCAGAAGCTGAAGTACAAGCGCTGATAACTCTTCGAGCTGCTTTGGAGCATAAGTCTTGCCTTACTGGCTCTAAACGATCTATGTGGGAGGAGATCTCTGTGGGAATGTGGGGTATGGGCTATAACCGGACTGCAAAGAAATGTAAGGAAAAATGGGAAAACATCAACAAGTACTTCCGAAGGTCAATGGAAAGTGGGAAAAAGCATTCTGCTAATGGTAAGACATGCcattattttcatgaattgaACATGCTGTATAGTAATGGACTAATGGATCCCGGATTGCTTGTTAAAATCACAGACAGTGAGACTGAGGctaagagtgaaaatgagtga